Below is a genomic region from uncultured Erythrobacter sp..
CGCTTAAGGCGATCAAGGCAGAGCCGCGCCTCGCTGGTTGCGATCTGGTGCGCCTGTCGCGCCTCTCGGTCGCCAGTATCAAGCCTGACGAATGGAAGTTGATCTGCCAGATGGCGGAAGGTTAAGCCTTCGCGCGCAGCCCGCTCACTGTCGCGCCGCTGGCCGCAAGCTGTTCGACGTCTATCTTCATGTGAATGAGGCGCAGACCGGCGCGCTCCTTTGCTTCGGCGAGGGCGTCGGTGAATTCCTGCGTTGTGGTGGCGCTCGCGCTCCAGCCGCCGAATGCAGCGCCAAGGGCTGCAAAATCGGGGTTGGAAAGCTGAGTGCCGGACACGCGGCCAGGATATTCGCGCTCCTGATGCATCCGGATCGTGCCGTAGGCGCCATTATCCACCACCAGCACGATCAGGTTCGCGCCGTGCTGGACTGCGGTGGCTAGCTCCTGCCCGTTCATCAGGAAGTCCCCGTCGCCTGCAACCGTGACGACGGTGCGGTCCGGATAGCGCAGGGCCGCTGCAACGCCCGCAGGCACGCCGTAACCCATCGCGCCAGAGGTTGGCGCAAGCTGGGTCGGGTATCCGGCATAGCGCCAATAGCGGTGCCACCATCCGGCGAAGTTGCCTGCGCCGTTGCAGATAATCGTATCAGCGGGCAGCGCCTCGCGCATTGCAGTTACACACGCCCCCATGTCGAGCGCGGGCGGGTTTTCAGACGGTGTGTGGCTCGCCCAATCCTGCCATTCGCGGTGCGCCTCGGCCCCCGCATCGAAGGGGATGATCGCATCGTCCTCCCACAAGGCAGCGGCTTCGGCGAATTCGTCGACAGAGCAAGCAAGCCCCAACTCGGTCAGATAGACGCGCCCGATTTCGTTGGGATCGGGGTGGATATGGATCAGCAGCTGGTCGGGGTGATCGGTTGCGGGGAAGGAATAGCCGTCAGTGGTTGCTTCTCCCAACCGCGCACCGACCGCGAGCACGAAGTCGGCTTGCTTGACCCGCTCAACCAGTTTGGGATTGGGGCCGTAGCCGAGATTGCCTGCATAGACAGGCGAGGCCGGATCAATCGCGTCCTGACGGCGGAACGCTGTGGCGACCGGCAGGCCGACTTTCTCCGCGAATTGCTGGAAGTGTTCGCGCGCCTTTGCGTTCCAACCTGCGCCGCCGATAATCGCGACCGGGCTTGCCGCATCCTTGAGCATGGCGAAGATCGCCTGCATCGCATCGGGGCAGACCGCTTGCGCAGGGCGCGTGACCATCGGGCGCGGCTTGATCGCGGCGTCGACGTGGTCGCACAGCATGTCTTCGGGTAGAGCGAGCACAACCGGCCCCGGACGGCCGCTCATCGCGACAGAGTAGGCGCGCGCAACATATTCGGGAACGCGCGCAGGATCGTCGATCCGCGCCGCCCATTTCGCGATCGGGCCGAAGAACGCTTCGAAATTGACTTCCTGAAAGCCCTCGCGGTCGCGCATCGGACGCGCGACATCGCCGACAAACAGGATCATCGGCTGCGAATCCTGGTGCGCGACATGGACGCCGATAGAGGCATTGGTCGCGCCCGGACCGCGCGTCACAAAGGCGACGCCCGGACGGCCCGTGCCGCCTGCTCCGCCGGCTGCGCTCATCGCGCCGTCTGCGCAGGCCATGAACGCCGCGCCGCCTTCCTGCCGGCACACCACCGTTTCGATATCCGTCCGCTCATGCAGAGCATCGAGCACCGCCAGAAAGCTCTCGCCCGGAACCGTGAAGATGCGGTCGGTGCCCTGTTCTTTCATGCAATCGACCAGCAATTCAGCGGCGGTCTGGGTTGGATTGGTCACGCGGAAATTCTCCTGAGGGAGGGGAGGAAGAAACGTATCGGGCGCGATTAGCGGGACGGTGTTGAGCTTGCAAATGCTGTCTCGCCCAGCGTCTGGCAGTGCGCTTAACCAATTAACCCAAACTGCCGCTAACTGTGCCGTTTTTGGGCAAGGGAAAGGCGGCTCTCGTCAGAAGTTAAGAATTCGTTAACCCGCTCACTCATGACTATTGCAAGCCTCATCAGCGCCGCTTTTGCCAGCTCAAAACCGCACGCACCACGTCGCCGCAGCCTTGTCCTCACAGATGAGAGTGCGCGCCACCCGTTCCGCGCGAGCCTGCCGCCGCATGTCCGTGCGAGCTTGCTTGATATTCCGGCAGAGGATCTGTGGCGCCTGACCGCGCGCGATGTTCGCGGTGCGGCGAGCGTTTACTTCGCCACTTTCGCTGCGGTGCTGGTCTTCATCCTGTAAGCGGCTAGGCGGGGTTGGTCTCGCCAAGATTGGCGGACGCTGCGTCTTTTTCCGCTTTGTAGAGCATATAGCCAAGCCACGCGGAAACGACTGTCATCGCCCCGGCGAGCAGCAGCTGGTCGACGACCGCAATGCCTACGCCTGCAAGAACAATCGCAAAGACTGACCCGATCACCATCGCCAGCGAGTTGACGATATTGTTCGCCGCAATCGTCCGGCTGGCTGCGTCGTGTGCGCAGCGGGTTGTGAGGAACGCATAGAGCGGCACGACAAACATGCCGCCCGCCGTCGCAATCCCCAGCAGCGTGAGTGAAAGCGGGATGGCCAGCGGCTCGAGTATCCATTCGCCAACCGGCAGCAATTCGCCGCCCTCATTCGGAATCCACGCCTTCGAAACCAGGTAAAAGGCGACGAGGAATCCCCCCATCACGACCACTGATGCTGGCGAATAACGCGCGGAAACCTTGCCCTTGAGCAAGGCGTTGATGCTCACCGACCCTATCGCGATCCCGATCGAGAATATGACAAGGAACAGGCTTGCCACCTCTTTGGAGGCCAGCAACTGGTTCTTCGCCAGCGGCGGGAACATGATGAAAAGCACCGCGCCGATGGTCCAGAAAAAGCTGATCGCGACGATGGCGAGCCAAATCTCGCGATTGTGCATCGTGTCGCGGATCAGCTTCCAGCTCATCACCAGCTGATCGGCAAAGGCGACAAGCGGGTATCCGAGCCAGCGAAGCGGCTTGCTGCGCACTTTCTCCGCATATGGCTCAAGCAGCGGATAGTGCATCTCGTAATCGCTCTGCGGCGGCGCATCAGGCACGTAGCGCGCGGAGAAATAGCCGACGAAAGCGGTAATGATGACGAGGATCAGCGCGATCTCGACCAGCAGAAAACCGGCAAGGATCGTGCCTGCAAGGATGGCGATATAGGTGCCCGCCTCGATCAATCCGGTGCCGGGCAGCACTTCCTCTTTCTTCAGGTGCTGAGGCAGGATCGCATATTTGATCGGCCCCAGAAACGTCGATTGCACCGCGGCAAGAAACACCACGAACAGCAGCAGCGGGATAGCGATGGTGTGAACCGCAATCCCCTTCCACGCGAGGAACAGGCCAATCGCGCCAAGGCTCGCCCAGCCGATCTCGCACAGCTTCACCACCCGGATGATCGCCGCCTTGTCGCGCGTATCAGCAAGCTGGCCGGCGAGCGCGGAGAGCAATACGAAGGGCATGATGAATAGGACCGAGGCAAGGCCGCTGATCAGCGTCTCTTGCTGCTCGTCATTATAGATCGACCACACGACGAAGAAGACCACGGCGTATCGGTACAGATTGTCGTTAAAAGCGTTGAGGAACTGCGTGACCATCAGCGGCAGGAAACGCTTTTGTCGCATCAAATTCGTCGAAGTTGTCATGCGATGGAAAGCGCCCGGCAATTCTCAGGAGCCTTTGACATAGCGATGCCGCCGCTGCGCACAAGGGTGATGATTGGGAGTTGCGAGCATTGTGCAAACGCAAACGGGTTAGGGTTTTGCTTGTGCGCGCCAGCGGGCTAAGGGGGAGGGCAGACATGCTTACACTGCCGAACCTCCTTACCCTGTCGCGCATATTCGCGGTCCCGCTGCTGGGCTTTTTCCTGTGGTGGCCCGATTGGCAGCTCGGTTATCTGATCGGGTTCCTGCTCTATTGTGTGATCGGGATCACCGATTTCTTCGACGGCTATCTGGCGCGCGCGCAAGGGACGGTGTCGAAGCTTGGCATCTTCCTCGATCCGATTGCCGACAAGATCATGGTCGCCGCCGTGATCCTGATTCTCGCCGCGCAAGGCTATATGAGCGGGCCCTATGTGGGCGACCTTCACGTCATTGCGGGTCTGGTGATTCTGGTGCGCGAGATCGCGGTGTCGGGCCTGCGCGAGTTTCTGGGCGGGATTCAGGTGTCGGTGCCCGTGTCGAAGCTCGCCAAGTGGAAAACGACCTTCCAACTGGTTTCGCTGGGCGCGCTAATCCTGGGCGGAGCGGTGCACGGACAGCCCTGTCAGGAAGTCGGCGATATGTGCAAAACAGTCGCCGAAAGCTGGATCCACCTCGTCGGCCTTATCAGCCTATGGAGCGCTGCTGTGCTAACCTGCGTGACCGGCTGGGACTACCTGCGGGTCGGGCTGAAGCATATGGATTAGGCAATCCGTCACCCCGGACTTGATCCGAGGTCCCGCTTCTCGCCAATTCACAGAGTGCAAGAAGTAAGCGGGATGCCGGATCAAGCCCGGCATGACGGATTTTTCAACCCGCTCGCAATTCCTCTGCCAGCAGCTTGAAGTCCTCTCCCCTTGGCGAGTTCTTGCGCCAGATCAGCGCGATTTCGCGGCTTGCGGCCTTGCCTTTGACGGGGCGGGCGACGACTTGGGTGTTCGCCAGAATGCCTGCCTCTATCGCCATTTCGGGAAGCATAGTCAGGCCCAGATCGTTGTCGACCATCTGGACAAGCGTGTGCAGGCTGGTGCCGATCATGCTGGCCGATGCGCGCAGTTCAGTGCGGTTGCAGGCGGCAAGCGCGTGGTCGCGCAGGCAGTGGCCGTCTTCGAGCAGCAGCAACCGGCCGCCATCGATAATGGCATCAATCATGTCGGGCGAAATCTGCGCTGGCGGATCGCGCGGATCGTCCTTGGGGAAGGCCACGAATAGCGGGTCATCGGCAATATGCTCGATCTCGGCATCGCCGGTGTCATAGGGCAGTGCCAGTAGCACGCAATCGACCCGCCCGTGGCTCAGCGATTCGATCGCATCCGCACTGGTTTCCTCGCGCAGCATCAGTTTGAGATCGGGCCGCTCGCGTTTGAGGCGGGGCAGGATGCGCGGCAGCATGAAGGGGGCGATGGTCGGGATCACGCTCATCCGCAGCTGGCCGGACAGCGGCTTGCCCGCAGCCTGCACCAGATCGGACAGTTCCTCAGCCTCGCGCAGCAGACGGTTGGCCTTGTCCACCACTTCATCGCCGAGCGCGGTAAAGCGCACGACCCGGCGCGAGCGTTCAACCAGCACCACGCCCAGCAGCGATTCCAGCTCGCGAATTCCAGCCGATAGCGTCGATTGCGAGACAAAGCTCGCCTCCGCCGCGCGGCCGAAATGCTTATGCTCGTGCAGCGCAACCAGATATTGCAGCTGCTTGATGGTGGGGAGATAGGTCGACACGGGTGCGAGCCTACTCCTCCGCGAGCGCTTCTTCCATACTTGCCTGCATATCGTCGATATGGGTCATGGCGAGTTTGCCGCCGCGCACAGCGAAAGCGAGCTTGCCTTCGACCAGTTCGAGCGCGTCCTTGCCGAAGACTTCGTAGCGCCAGCCTTCGAGCACTTTGAGCTCGCGCACACCGGCGGCGAGCGCTTCCATTTCGTCGGCGCGGGTGAGCAGGCGCGAGGCCACGTCGATCTCGCGCGCGCGGATTTTGAGCAGGAGCTTGAGCAGGTCGGCCACCAAAGCGCCTTCTTTGCCCAGCGGAGCGCCGCGCTTCATCTTTTCGGGCATCTCTTCCTTGGAAAGCGGCTCTGCCTCGGCGATCACCTTCATCAGGCGCTTGCCGATATCATTGTCTTTCCAAGCGGAGGAAAGCCCGCGCACCTTGGCCAGATCGCCCTGCTTTTTCGGCGGGTGCGAGGCGATGTCGGCGAGGGTTTCATCGCGCATGATCCGGCCGCGCGGGATATTCTTGTGCTGCGCCTCGCCTTCGCGCCATCCGGCCAGCGCCTTGAGCCGCCCGAGCACCTGCGGATTGCGGCCCGTCTGCCGGATACGCTTCCAAGACGTTTCCGGATCGACCAGATAGTTCGATACTTCGGCGAGCTTTTCCATCTCCGCATCGAGCCAGTTGCCGCGGCCCGTCTTGATCAGTTTCTTGAGGAGCTTGGGAAAAATCTTCGACAGATGGGTGACGTCGCCGATCGCATATTCGATCTGGCGATCGGTCAGCGGGCGGCGGCTCCAATCGGTGAAGCGCGCGCCTTTGTCGATCTGGATATTGAGCCAGTGATCGACGAGGTTGGCATAGCCGATCTGTTCCGACTGGCTGACTGCCATCATCGCGATCTGCGTGTCGAAGACGGGATGCGGGGTGCGTCCGGTGAGGTTGACGATAATTTCGACATCCTGACCGCCCGCATGGAAGACTTTGAGCACGTCCTCATTGTCGGTCAGCAGGTCGAGCAGCGAGGTCAGGTCGATGCCGTCAGCCAACGGATCAATCGCGGCGGCTTCTTCGGTGTTGGCGATCTGCACCAGGCACAATTCCGGCCAATAGGTGTTCTCGCGCATGAACTCGGTATCGACCGCGACAAATTCGCTTTTCGCCAGCCGCTTGCACAGGTCGTCGAGGGCTTCGGTCGTGGTAATCAGGTCATGTATTTTCATGTTCTTATCTGTCTCGTTTGAGCGGAGTGCCGCTCTCGGGCCACCAAGGCCCCTTAAAGGAATAGAGTGCGCGACTTGACAAAGTGCAGGCCATGCCCTGTTAGCGCGAGCGCTTTCTCGCGGTGCAAACGTGCCCGCGAAACGCCCGCGCGCCCTTAGCGCCATACCTTTATGCAGGACAAGAGTTTAGATGCACGCCTATCGTTCCCACACTTGCGCACAGCTTTCGGCTGAAAATGTCGGCGAAACCGTCCGGCTTTCGGGCTGGGTCCACCGCAAACGCGACCATGGCGGCGTTTTGTTCGTCGATTTGCGCGATCATTACGGCATCACCCAGATCGTTGCCGATGAAGATTCGCCCGCGCTCGCGGTGTTCGAGCGGCTGCGCGCCGAATCGGTTGTGACGATTGACGGCGATGTGAAGGCTCGCACGCCTGAGACCGTGAACAAGGATCTGCCGACTGGCGAGATTGAAGTGTTCGCGCGCTCGATCACTGTGCAGAGCGCTGCTGAAGAGCTGCCCATGCCGGTCGCGGGCGAGCAGGACTATCCTGAAGACATTCGCCTCAAATACCGCTTCCTCGATTTGCGGCGCGAAACGATGCACCGCAACATCATGCTGCGTTCGAAGGTCATCACCTCGCTGCGCCAGCGGATGATCGACCAGGGCTTTACCGAGTTCCAGACCCCGATCCTGACCGCGTCGAGCCCAGAGGGCGCGCGCGACTTCCTCGTGCCCAGCCGGATGCACCCGAACAAGTTTTACGCGCTCCCGCAGGCGCCGCAGATGTTCAAGCAGATGCTGATGGTGTCGGGCTTTGACCGATACTTCCAGATCGCGCCCTGTTTCCGCGATGAAGATCTGCGCGCTGACCGCAGCCTTGAATTTTACCAGCTCGATTTCGAAATGAGCTTCGTCACGCAGGAAGACGTGTTCCAGGCGCTTGAGCCGGTGCTTGCAGGCACGTTCGAAGAATTTGCCGACGGCAAAACGGTGACGGCAGGCGGCACTTTCCCGCGCATCCCCTATGCCGAAGCGATGCTGAAATACGGCACCGACAAGCCCGACCTGCGCAACCCGCTCGAAATCAGCGACGTCACCAGCCACTTTGAGAAATCGGGCTTTGGCCTGTTTGAAAAGATCGTTGGCGGCGGCGGTGTGGTGCGCGTTGTGCCTGCGCCTAAGACCAACGAGAAGAGCCGCAAGTTCTTCGACGATATGAACAACTGGGCGCGCTCGGAAGGCTTTGCCGGCCTCGGCTATGTCACCCGCAAGGGCGGTGAGTTCGGCGGTCCGATCGCCAAGAACCACGGCCCGGACCTGATGGCTGAGCTTTATAACGAGCTTGGCCTTGGCCCCGATGACGGCCTGTTCTTTGCCGCTGGCAAGGAGAAAGACGCCGCCAAACTCGCCGGTGCCGCGCGTACGCAGGTGGGTGAACAGCTCGGCCTGATCGAGGAAGGCTGCTTCAAGTTCTGCTGGATCGTCGACTTCCCCATGTATGAGTGGGACGAAGACGCGAAAAAGGTCGACTTTTCACACAACCCCTTCTCGATGCCGCAGGGCGAGATGGAAGCGCTGGAAACCATGGACCCGCTCGACATCAAGGCTTGGCAATATGACATCGTCTGCAACGGTTATGAGCTTAGCTCGGGCGCGATCCGGAACCACCGTCCGGACATTATGTACAAGGCCTTCGAACTGGCAGGCTATGACAAGGCGACCGTCGACCGCGAGTTTTCCGGCATGATCGAAGCGTTCAAACTGGGCGCGCCGCCGCACGGCGGTTCGGCGCCGGGGATCGACCGCATCGTGATGCTGCTGGCCGGCGAGGAAGCAATCCGTGAAGTGATCGCTTTCCCGATGAACCAGAAGGGCGAAGACCTGATGATGGGCGCTCCGTCGCAGGCCGAACTGCCGCAGCTGCGCGAGCTTCATTTGCGTCTGGTCGAACCGCCGAAGAAGCAGGCTCCTGCCGAAGGTCAAAGCGAAGGCTAAGGCCGCACAATCCTGACCGGCGCAATCCTGTCAGCCCCCTTGGGAAGACATTCAGTCACGATACATTGTCCCCGCGACAGTCTGATGATGGACTTGAATAGGGGGCAAACCATGGGTGCATTGTCGAAAATTGCCAAAGCCGCGCTGGCAGGTTGCGCCGCGATTGTGGCTATGCAGCCGCTTGGTGCGGAAACCATTCCGGTCAGCGGTGTCTATGCTCCTGATGTCGCGCTTCCTGCCGATATCGAGTTGATTGTCATCGAGCGCTTTCGCGGCGATGTGGGTTCGGATGTCGAACTTGCGCTGACCGAGGCACTGGGCAATGTCATAATCCGCGGGGAGCCTTGGTTCGAGCTCGCTCGCCCGCGTGATTTGCGCGATGCGGTTGTCGAAGTCGAAGGCAATGACGGGACCATCCACACCGTTCCGCTGGTCGCCGATGCCGAATTGCGCGGGACGGTCCGCAGCGAAGTGATCGAGCGCCGGGTCGATGACAAGGTCGAGCGCGAATGCGTCGCCCGCGATGAAGACGGCGATTGCATCGAGCGGCGCGAAGTGCGCATCGAATGCCGCGAGATCTCGGTGAGAATCGACCCGCGCATTCTGCTGATCGCGCAGAATGGCGAGCAACTCTATTCGCAAAACCGCTCGCGAACCGAGGCGGAGCGGTTCTGCCTCGACAGCTATTCGGTGCCCTCCAGTCTGGACATGGGCAACGCACTGATCGCGCGGCTGGTTGCCGATATTCGCGGCGACCTTGCTCCGGTCCAGTCGCGCCGCAATATCCGCGTGATGGAAAGCCGCAGCGATCTGAACCGCGCCGACCGCAGACCATTTCGCGATGCAGTACGCGCAACCAATGAGAGTATCGAGGCGGCTTGTTCGGGCTTTGAAGCGCTGGAGGCGACCAATCCTGCGCATGTCTCGGTGCTGTTCAATATCGGGCTTTGCTATGAAAGCGGAGGCGAGCTGGAACGCGCTGCCGACTATTATTCGCGCGCGCTCGAAGTGGATCCGGACAAGGATTACCCGCGCGACGGCATGCGCCGCATCCGCAGCCGTGAACAGGCCGAGATCATGCTGGCGGAGCGCGAGGCGCTGTAATTCAGGCACTTAGAGCGAGCTTGCAGAAAATATTATCCGCGCCGACTGACGGAAAATCGCAGAGATTTCAGTCGCATGGACCTTGACCTGCAATCCAGCCCAATTGCGAGCCGCATCTTGACTTGCGCTTAATCGAACCGATCTTTAGGGCGATTGACAGAATTTCTAACCCCAAATTCAAGAGGGAAACACATGAGCGATACTGCCGACCGCGTGCAGAAAATTGTCGTCGAGCATCTCGGCGTCGAAGGTGACAAGGTCACTCAGGAAGCAAGCTTCATTGATGATCTGGGCGCAGACAGCCTCGACATTGTCGAGCTGGTGATGGCGTTCGAAGAAGAATTCGGCGTGGAAATCCCTGATGATGCGGCCGAGAAAATCTCGACCGTGGGCGATGCCACGAAGTTCATCGAAGAGAATAAGGGCTAATCGCCCTCAGGAAACCCGCGCTTGCACCAGCAGGCGACGGGCACCTGACCGACAGGCCCGAGCCCTTTCTTTCGAAAGGGTCGCGGGCCTGTAGTGTTTCAGGAAGAATTTCGGGATCGGGCAGGCGTCAGACCTGCCGCAAATCCCGCTCAGGCTTTGGAGTAATTGCATGCGCCGCGTAGTCGTAACCGGACTTGGTCTTGTCACCCCGCTTGGCGGAGATGTGGAGACCTCGTGGAAGAACCTCATCGCCGGCGAAAGCGGGGCAGGGCAGATCACCAGCTTCGATCCGTCCGACCAGAAATGCACCATCGCTTGCGAGGTAAAGGGCAAGGACCACCCCTGGGGCTTTGACGCGGACAAGCGCGTCGATGGCAAGATCCAGCGGCAGGTCGATCCCTTCATTATCTTCGGCATAGACGCCGCCGGACAGGCGATCGAAGACGCCGGTATCACCGACCTCACCGATGCGCAGAAAGAGCGCGTTGGCTGCTCGATCGGTTCGGGCATTGGCGGTCTTCCGGGGATCGAGAAGGAATCGGTCAATCTGCATGAACGCGGACCGGGCCGGGTTAGCCCGCACTTCGTCCATGGCCGCCTGATCAACCTCGTCACCGGACAGGTCCAGATCAAGCACGGCTTTATGGGCCCCAACCATGCAGTTGTGACGGCCTGCTCGACCGGCGCGCACTCGATTGGCGATGCCGCGCGCATGATCGCAATGGACGATGCCGATATCATGATCGCGGGCGGGGCAGAGAGTACCGTCAACCCGCTCGGCATTGCGGGCTTTGCACAGGCGCGCGCGCTCAACACCAGTTTCAACGACCGCCCGAAAGAGGCGAGCCGTCCCTATGACAAGGACCGCGAAGGCTTTGTCATGGGCGAAGGCGCAGGCGTCGTCGTGCTTGAGGAATATGAGCACGCCAAGGCGCGCGGCGCGAAGATCTACGCTGAAGTCACCGGATACGGCTTGTCGGGCGATGCCTATCACGTCACCGCCCCGCATCCCGAAGGTCGCGGCGCGGAACTGGCGATGCGCATGGCTTTGAAGAAGGCCGGACTGGGCGCGGGCGATATCGACTATGTCAACGCGCACGGCACCTCGACCATGGCCGACACGATCGAGCTGGCTGCGGTGAAGCGCGTGCTGGGCGATGATCTGGGCGGCGCTTCGATGAGCTCGACCAAGAGCGCCATCGGCCACCTTCTGGGCGGTGCAGGCGCGGTTGAGGCTGTGTTCTGCATCCTCGCCATCCGCGACCAGATCGTCCCTCCGACGCTCAATTTGCACAATCCCGATGACGGCACCGAAGGGATCGACCTTGTGCCGCACACGGCGAAGAAACGCGAAGTGCGCAGCGTCCTCAACAACAGCTTCGGCTTTGGCGGGACCAATGCCTCGCTGATCATGCAAAAGGTCGATTGAGGCGATGAAGAAGCTCGGCCTGTTACTGGTCGGCATAATCGCACTGGCTGCAACCGTGCTGGTCGTGCTGCCGGGTTTCCTCGGCGAAGCGACAATCGAGGAAGAAACGCCGTTTCTGATCCCCGCAGGTTCTTCGCTGAGCGCGGTGGCGGATGATCTGGAGGCGGCGGGCCATATCACTTCGGCAGACGGGTTCCTGCTGCGTGCGCGGCTGTTCGGCTCTTCCGACCCGATTCAGGCAGGCGAGTTCTCGCTGACGCCGGGCATGTCGCAAGGTGATATCCTTACCGCATTTCAGTCCGGCGATGTGATCCGCCGCTTTGTGACGATCCCCGAAGGCATGCCCTCGGTGCTGGTGTGGGAGCGGCTGATGGCCG
It encodes:
- a CDS encoding MFS transporter, coding for MTTSTNLMRQKRFLPLMVTQFLNAFNDNLYRYAVVFFVVWSIYNDEQQETLISGLASVLFIMPFVLLSALAGQLADTRDKAAIIRVVKLCEIGWASLGAIGLFLAWKGIAVHTIAIPLLLFVVFLAAVQSTFLGPIKYAILPQHLKKEEVLPGTGLIEAGTYIAILAGTILAGFLLVEIALILVIITAFVGYFSARYVPDAPPQSDYEMHYPLLEPYAEKVRSKPLRWLGYPLVAFADQLVMSWKLIRDTMHNREIWLAIVAISFFWTIGAVLFIMFPPLAKNQLLASKEVASLFLVIFSIGIAIGSVSINALLKGKVSARYSPASVVVMGGFLVAFYLVSKAWIPNEGGELLPVGEWILEPLAIPLSLTLLGIATAGGMFVVPLYAFLTTRCAHDAASRTIAANNIVNSLAMVIGSVFAIVLAGVGIAVVDQLLLAGAMTVVSAWLGYMLYKAEKDAASANLGETNPA
- the pgsA gene encoding CDP-diacylglycerol--glycerol-3-phosphate 3-phosphatidyltransferase produces the protein MLTLPNLLTLSRIFAVPLLGFFLWWPDWQLGYLIGFLLYCVIGITDFFDGYLARAQGTVSKLGIFLDPIADKIMVAAVILILAAQGYMSGPYVGDLHVIAGLVILVREIAVSGLREFLGGIQVSVPVSKLAKWKTTFQLVSLGALILGGAVHGQPCQEVGDMCKTVAESWIHLVGLISLWSAAVLTCVTGWDYLRVGLKHMD
- a CDS encoding hydrogen peroxide-inducible genes activator is translated as MSTYLPTIKQLQYLVALHEHKHFGRAAEASFVSQSTLSAGIRELESLLGVVLVERSRRVVRFTALGDEVVDKANRLLREAEELSDLVQAAGKPLSGQLRMSVIPTIAPFMLPRILPRLKRERPDLKLMLREETSADAIESLSHGRVDCVLLALPYDTGDAEIEHIADDPLFVAFPKDDPRDPPAQISPDMIDAIIDGGRLLLLEDGHCLRDHALAACNRTELRASASMIGTSLHTLVQMVDNDLGLTMLPEMAIEAGILANTQVVARPVKGKAASREIALIWRKNSPRGEDFKLLAEELRAG
- the aspS gene encoding aspartate--tRNA ligase, which encodes MHAYRSHTCAQLSAENVGETVRLSGWVHRKRDHGGVLFVDLRDHYGITQIVADEDSPALAVFERLRAESVVTIDGDVKARTPETVNKDLPTGEIEVFARSITVQSAAEELPMPVAGEQDYPEDIRLKYRFLDLRRETMHRNIMLRSKVITSLRQRMIDQGFTEFQTPILTASSPEGARDFLVPSRMHPNKFYALPQAPQMFKQMLMVSGFDRYFQIAPCFRDEDLRADRSLEFYQLDFEMSFVTQEDVFQALEPVLAGTFEEFADGKTVTAGGTFPRIPYAEAMLKYGTDKPDLRNPLEISDVTSHFEKSGFGLFEKIVGGGGVVRVVPAPKTNEKSRKFFDDMNNWARSEGFAGLGYVTRKGGEFGGPIAKNHGPDLMAELYNELGLGPDDGLFFAAGKEKDAAKLAGAARTQVGEQLGLIEEGCFKFCWIVDFPMYEWDEDAKKVDFSHNPFSMPQGEMEALETMDPLDIKAWQYDIVCNGYELSSGAIRNHRPDIMYKAFELAGYDKATVDREFSGMIEAFKLGAPPHGGSAPGIDRIVMLLAGEEAIREVIAFPMNQKGEDLMMGAPSQAELPQLRELHLRLVEPPKKQAPAEGQSEG
- the rnd gene encoding ribonuclease D: MKIHDLITTTEALDDLCKRLAKSEFVAVDTEFMRENTYWPELCLVQIANTEEAAAIDPLADGIDLTSLLDLLTDNEDVLKVFHAGGQDVEIIVNLTGRTPHPVFDTQIAMMAVSQSEQIGYANLVDHWLNIQIDKGARFTDWSRRPLTDRQIEYAIGDVTHLSKIFPKLLKKLIKTGRGNWLDAEMEKLAEVSNYLVDPETSWKRIRQTGRNPQVLGRLKALAGWREGEAQHKNIPRGRIMRDETLADIASHPPKKQGDLAKVRGLSSAWKDNDIGKRLMKVIAEAEPLSKEEMPEKMKRGAPLGKEGALVADLLKLLLKIRAREIDVASRLLTRADEMEALAAGVRELKVLEGWRYEVFGKDALELVEGKLAFAVRGGKLAMTHIDDMQASMEEALAEE
- a CDS encoding tetratricopeptide repeat protein — encoded protein: MGALSKIAKAALAGCAAIVAMQPLGAETIPVSGVYAPDVALPADIELIVIERFRGDVGSDVELALTEALGNVIIRGEPWFELARPRDLRDAVVEVEGNDGTIHTVPLVADAELRGTVRSEVIERRVDDKVERECVARDEDGDCIERREVRIECREISVRIDPRILLIAQNGEQLYSQNRSRTEAERFCLDSYSVPSSLDMGNALIARLVADIRGDLAPVQSRRNIRVMESRSDLNRADRRPFRDAVRATNESIEAACSGFEALEATNPAHVSVLFNIGLCYESGGELERAADYYSRALEVDPDKDYPRDGMRRIRSREQAEIMLAEREAL
- a CDS encoding thiamine pyrophosphate-binding protein translates to MTNPTQTAAELLVDCMKEQGTDRIFTVPGESFLAVLDALHERTDIETVVCRQEGGAAFMACADGAMSAAGGAGGTGRPGVAFVTRGPGATNASIGVHVAHQDSQPMILFVGDVARPMRDREGFQEVNFEAFFGPIAKWAARIDDPARVPEYVARAYSVAMSGRPGPVVLALPEDMLCDHVDAAIKPRPMVTRPAQAVCPDAMQAIFAMLKDAASPVAIIGGAGWNAKAREHFQQFAEKVGLPVATAFRRQDAIDPASPVYAGNLGYGPNPKLVERVKQADFVLAVGARLGEATTDGYSFPATDHPDQLLIHIHPDPNEIGRVYLTELGLACSVDEFAEAAALWEDDAIIPFDAGAEAHREWQDWASHTPSENPPALDMGACVTAMREALPADTIICNGAGNFAGWWHRYWRYAGYPTQLAPTSGAMGYGVPAGVAAALRYPDRTVVTVAGDGDFLMNGQELATAVQHGANLIVLVVDNGAYGTIRMHQEREYPGRVSGTQLSNPDFAALGAAFGGWSASATTTQEFTDALAEAKERAGLRLIHMKIDVEQLAASGATVSGLRAKA
- the fabF gene encoding beta-ketoacyl-ACP synthase II, with amino-acid sequence MRRVVVTGLGLVTPLGGDVETSWKNLIAGESGAGQITSFDPSDQKCTIACEVKGKDHPWGFDADKRVDGKIQRQVDPFIIFGIDAAGQAIEDAGITDLTDAQKERVGCSIGSGIGGLPGIEKESVNLHERGPGRVSPHFVHGRLINLVTGQVQIKHGFMGPNHAVVTACSTGAHSIGDAARMIAMDDADIMIAGGAESTVNPLGIAGFAQARALNTSFNDRPKEASRPYDKDREGFVMGEGAGVVVLEEYEHAKARGAKIYAEVTGYGLSGDAYHVTAPHPEGRGAELAMRMALKKAGLGAGDIDYVNAHGTSTMADTIELAAVKRVLGDDLGGASMSSTKSAIGHLLGGAGAVEAVFCILAIRDQIVPPTLNLHNPDDGTEGIDLVPHTAKKREVRSVLNNSFGFGGTNASLIMQKVD
- a CDS encoding acyl carrier protein; translation: MSDTADRVQKIVVEHLGVEGDKVTQEASFIDDLGADSLDIVELVMAFEEEFGVEIPDDAAEKISTVGDATKFIEENKG